Below is a genomic region from Deinococcus koreensis.
TGCCCACGGTCAAGCGCTTTTACGACACCTACATCACCGGGGAAAAGCCCATCAGCCAGCCGGCCCTGCGCTCGGCGCTGTGGGCCTGGAAGACCTTCGGCTCGCGCTTCCGCTGGGGCGAAGTGACCTACCGCTGCCAGTTCTCCTGAGCGCCGACGGCCGCTAAGGCGGCCCCCCTTCCCTCCATTCCCTCCCCACGTCTGAACCCCACGCGGTCTGAACAGACGCCTTCGTCACGGAGTCTTCGGTGAGCAACGTATTTCTGATTTTCAGTTCCGATTTCTGGACCGGCCAGGCCCAGGCGCCCTATGCCCTGCTCATTCCGGCCCTGCTCATTGCCCTGTGCCTGAACATCTACGCCTTCTACATGTCGTACATCGGCGCCCACGGCTGGAAGCGACCCACGCGCAACATCGAGGCCAGAACGCGCCGCCGCTTCTTCGCGGTGGTCGCCGCCCACGACGAGGAGGCGGTCATCGAAGACCTGCTGCGCTCCCTGCAGGCGCAGGAGTACCCGCGTGAGGCCTTTGACGTGTTCGTGGTGGCCGACAACTGCTCCGACCGCACGGCCGAACTCGTGCGCCAGTACGGCTTCAGCGCCTTCGAGCGCTTCAACCCCAAGCAGCGCGGCAAGACCTGGGCCATCAAGGATCTGCTGGGCCACATCGAGCACAGCCTGGGCGTGAGGTGGTGGGAGGACTACGCCGGCATGGCGATGTTCGACGCCGACAACGTGGTGCACCCGCGCTTCTTCGCCGAGATGAACAACCACTTCGAGATGCACCCCGACGTGAAGGCCGTGCAGGGCTACGCCGACACCAAGAACCCCGAGGACAACGCCCTGACGCGCATCTATGCCATCGCCTACTGGTCGGCGAGCCGCTTCTGGCAGCTGCCGCGCTTCCGCAAGGGGCTGTCGGCGGGGCTGGCGGGCACGGGCTTCGTGATCGAGTCGCGCACGCTGCGGGAGATCGGCTGGAACCCCCAGAGCATGGTCGAGGATCTGGAGCTGACCACCCAGCTCGTGCTGCGCGGCGAGCGGGTGCACTGGAACGAGTGGGCCGTGATCTACGACGAGAAGCCGCTGAGCGTGAAGGTCTCGTACCGCCAGCGCGAACGCTGGATGCGCGGGCACTGGTGGTGCTTCATGCACTACGGCCGCCAGATGCTCCGCGCCCTGATGCACAAGCGCCAGTTGCGCTACCTGGACATGCTGCTGTATCTGGCCTCGCCCGCGCAGATGGTCGGCAACTTCACCTTCGCGCTGCTGGGCTACCTGTGGGGCGTAGCCTCGGCGCTGTACTACTTCGGTGCCCACGGCGCCTTCTATCCCTGGCACGCCCTGCTGCTGCTGTGGCCCGCGCTGACCGTGATCCAGACCATCGTGCTGCTGGTCGTGGCGCCCACGGTGTACAACATGACCCACCGGGGCCAGACGCTGCGCCAGGGCCTGACCTTCCGCTACGTGTCCATCATCCTGACCGCCTGGCTGTATTTCCTGATGTGGCTGCCGATCATCGTCCAGTCCCTGCTGCGCTTCCGCGATCAGGGCAACTGGGTTCGCACGCCCCATACCCGCCAGGTCACGGCCCAGGTGCCAGGCCCGCAGGTCGGGGTCAGCGAGGGCTAAGGGGGTGGGGCTGAGGCGGCGTAGAACCCCTCAGTCCGCGCCCTAGTCAACGCCCCCGCCCCTTCGCCGTTCCCTGACTTCCCGCTCGCCTTTCACCTCGCCGCTTTACAGTGCGGTATGCCCACCGGACGGCCCGCCACCCTGCTCTACAACGCTGCGGCGGGCAGCAGTTCGCTGGCGCCGCCGGATGAGCTGTGTGCCGCGCTGGCCGAGGCCGGGTTCGCGCCTCAGGTGCTGGAGACCACCCACCCGGAACTCCTCGCGGGGCTGCTGCGGGAGCTGACCGGGCCGGTCTTTCTGGGCGGGGGCGACGGCACCTTCCGCGACACCGCCCGGCACCTGCTGGGCCGCACCGATATCCAGCTCGGGGTGCTGCCCCTGGGCACCTCGAACAACATCGCGCGCACCCTGGGGGTGTACGGCGATCCGCTGGAGGTCGCGCGGCGCTACCGCCACGTGCGGGTGCTGCCCTTCGACGCGGGCCGCGTGCGCGCCGCCTGGGGCGAGGACGTGTTCTTCGAGGCCTGCGGCTGCGGGGTCTTTGCCGAGCTGCTGCACGCCTACGACCCGCAGCAGGGCAAGAGCCCGCTGCGCGCCATGAAGGCCCTGCTGGACATCCTGCCGGGCTTCCAGGCGCAGACCCTGGAGGTCACGGTGGACGGCCAGCCCGCGCCCGGCCCGCCCCTGGCCCTGCTGGCGGTCATGAACACCCGCTCGACCGGCAACGGCCTGCATCTGGCCCCGGAGGCCAACCCCGGCGACGGCCACCTGAACCTGATCCGCGTGAACGGCGCCGAGCGCGACTCCCTGCTGGCCTACGGCGCGGCCCTGCTGCGCGGCGACTTCCACACCCTGTCCAGCGTGGACGCCCTGCCGGGGCGGCGGATCACCGTGAGCGACCAGGGGCAGGTCTTCCACGTGGATCACGAGACCCGCCAGAGCCCGCAGCCCGGCGGCGTGGTGGACATCAAGGTCTGGCCCGCCGCCCTGCGCGTGCTGACGCCGCTGGACGAGGGCTGACTCAGGCTGTGGCCGATCCGCTCTCTCCGCGCCGCTAACCGCGCCCTCACCCGTGGGGGTCAAGCTTCCCTATGAACGCCCTGTGGACTTTGGCCGGGGTGGGGCCTGTGCTGGCGCTGCTGGGGGTGGCCTGCGCCCCCCATGAGCGCCGGGAAGCCCAGGCCGCCGCCCTGAACTCGCCCCCCCTGCGCGGTCTGGCGGGCGCCTACACCGATCCCGCGTACCTGACCGGGCTGGACTTCGGGCAGCACTCGCACTGGCTCCAGCCCTGGCGGGCCTTTCTGGAGACGGTGCCCGCCGCGCAGTTCCTGAACGGCGTGGGCATCGGCTTTCCAACCTCGGACGGGGTGAACCCGGAACCCGTGGCGCAGATGCTGGCGAAGAACGGCTTCCGCACCGTGCGTGTGGAAGTCGGCTGGGGCAACATCAATTTTGAAGACGAGACGAAGCTCAACAATGCCGGGACGCTGGGCCGCATCCTGGCCGCCTGCCGCCGCTGGAAGCTGCGCCCGCTGATCCTGCTCAACCTGCATCAGGGGGTGCCCACGCCGCTGGAGATGTTCGACCGCGCTGTGCTCCGGGACGCGCCCAGGGGCAGCACCCGCCTGGAACTGGACTCCACAGCGGGCCTGGTGCCGGGGCGGAGCGGCCTGTCCGACCTGACGGACTACTGGGCCGCCGAGGTGCTGGTCACGGCCGTCCAGGGCCAGAGCGTGACCCTCTCCAGGCCGCTGCCGGTGGCCCTGAAGGCGGGCGTGCGCGTGAAGATGGCGACCCTGAAGTACCGCCCCTTCTCGGCGCCCGGCAGCGCCGACTACGAGCAGACGATGGCGGGCTGGAGACGCTACGTGGACACGGTGTCGCGCTTCGTGACGGCCTCGCTGGGCACCGCCGGGCAGGCCGACCTGGGCTTCGATCTGGAGGTCTACAACGAGCTGACCTTCGGGGCGCAGTTCCTCTCGGTCAACAACTATTACCAGCCCCCGCTGGTGAAGTACGAGGAAGAGTCCATCTGGAGCACGCTCGTGGAGGCCACCGCCCGGCATATGGCCGCCCGGCCGCAGGCGTTCGCGGGGGTAGGACTGGGCAACGGCTTTTCCAACACCATTCCCTGGCCGGCGTCGAGCGGCCAGCCGGCGCGGGTGGGGGCGCTGGGCAAGCACCCGTACCACGGGCCCAGCCGCTTTCCCGCCGACGAGCCGAAGGGGGAGGGGCTGGGCCAGCGCGGGCAGCCCACGCGCGCCGTGCCCACCTACAGCTCTCTGTTTCCCGAGTATTACGGCACGGCCCTGCAGACCGAGACCCTGCTGCGCGACTCGGCCCCGTTGAAGACCGACATCTACGGCACCGTGCATGGGCGCTTCGGGCGCGGCCCCGCCTCGCCGGTCGAGGTCTGGATGACCGAGGTGAACCTCTCGCCCGAGGAGGCCGGCGTGACCGACCCGGCCGCCGCACGGGCACTGAAGGCCCGCAGCGCGGCGCGCTACTTCACCTTCTTCCTGAACAAGGGCGTGGGCAAGCTGCACCTGTACAGCGCCATCGACGGCGAGGGGGGAGATACCGGCTACAGCGTCCTGCAGGCCAATTTCGTGCAGTACGTCCGCTCGAACACCACCTACCCCGGCAACGACGCGCCGTACACCTCGCCCGCCCTGAGCGTCACGCGGCGCCTGACCGACGCCCTGAAGGTGGGCCTCGATCCCGGCCTGCGCCAGACCCGGCCGCTGCAGGTGCGCTCGCTGCGCGACGGCCACGATCATGTGCAGTTCCCCGCCGTGGGCGACCAGCCGCCGCTGCACAACCGCGAGGTCTTCACGGTGCTGCCCTATCAGGTCAACGCGCGGCGCTTCGTGATCGCCTACTACGTGATGACCCGCGACCTGCGCCAGACGCTGAAGCCCGAGGCGTACACCCTGGAACTGGGCGGCCTGCGCGGCGAGGGCGCCCGCATCAGCGTGTCCGACCCCATGACCGGCGACGCCGTGCCGGTGGACGTTCAGGCGCGTGGCCCGGACTCGCTGACCGTGGGCCTCCTGGCGACCGACACGCCGCGCCTGCTGATCGTCGAGGAGCGGTGAGGGGGTGCTGACCTTGCCCTTCGCCTGGCAGACTTTTCCCCGCCTGATAGGTGGTGGGGGAGAGCGGATGGAAGGTGGGCGCCTGCGGCGGGCTTCCCCACCCCCCAGCCCCCTCCCCCAGAGGGGCCACGTCTTCGCCGCGCCGGGCGGCCGGCGCGTTGCCGCTGTTCCTGTGCACGCGCCTGGAACCTGGTGGAGGGGGAGCGAAGCGCTGCGCTCGGCATGTGGTCGCCACCGTTCCGCCACTGGCCCCGGTCGTGGCCTCGTTGGCGTGGGCTGCGGAAGTGCATGGGCCGGGTTCGCGGCGTTGCCCGCGCGCTTCGCGCACGATGGCGTCCAGTAGACGGGCAGGGGGGATGCTTCGGCTATTGCACCTTTCGCATCAGGTTTCTGAGGGCAGGACAAAGCGAACGTTGATGCCCTTCTTGCCTCCCCTTGAGGGGAGGTGGCGCGGAGCGCCGGAGGGGTTTACGCAGCGCCACCGCCCCCACCCCCTCCGCAGGTTTCATCCGGCTCCGCACGCTCTGAGCGTACACTTCCGCCTCGCCGGTTCGCACCGCTGCCAGGAGCAGGCCCCCCACGTACTCGGCGCTGTCGCCTGCTGCCTGGATTACCGAAAGCGACAGGCGCAACCGTTGCCCTGACCTTCCCCGCCCCCGCCTGGCACGCCGCCGCCGATGCCAACCACGCCCGCTAGACCCGCCGCCGAAGCAGTGGCAGCAGCGCGGCCCGGCGACTGGCCGCCGACTTCCTGATTTGCGCCCACACCCTGTATACGCGCAGCTCCGGCGACTTCGCAGACTTTCCAGGGTTGACGTTGATGGTGCCGGTGTGAGGTTACTTTGCTCGGTGTAGGCCTTTGGGGAGGCCTCGGCTCGCGGCATAGGCAATTACTGAGGATGCGCCCATATAGAAAGAGTGCAATTCCCTGAATTCAGGGAATTGCACTTTAATCTTGGGGGCTAAGCCTGTTGCGTTTTCAAGGCAGTCAAAACGCTTTGTCGGACTTGGTCGCAACATCCGGAGATAGACAAGCGATTGCCATCTATGCTTACCAATGGTCTTTGTCTATGCTCTTCGCATAAAGTATGTTCAGCAATTGCTTCAGCTTTTTCGAGCATACGCTGATTGGCCTTCTGCTGAACCAGCTGCAGGTATTTATTGCGATCAAAGGCCATTACTTATTCCCCCTCTTTTCCCTCTGGCTCAAAGCGCTCGCCGCTGCGGTTTTCGCTGCTTTACTGCTCCGAGGATTAGCCAAGACTGATGAAGCAGCCGTCGCAGCTTTTCCCCCAGTTGCTTTTTTAGGCATAGTAGTTTCACCCCCTTGGCGTCGGCAGCCCCGACTCAGAGGAGAGCTTGCAAACCACCCACCTTTTTAGGCTATGCTCAAGTCCCTACAACAAGAGTTGCCCGAGGATGGAAAGCAGAAGCTGACTGTCGTCGGGCTTCACTCTTTCTCTGTGCTCATCTTCTCACGCAATATAAAATATGTCAATAGCGTAATGCGCGCAATGTAGGCAATGAAAGAGTGCAGTCGAATGACAGGAGATTGCGCTCTCCATGTCACTCAACTGCTTCATTAGGGTGGCTGCGGCTTACCTCAACCGCACTTGCTATAACCGCACGCCTGGCACTTCAGGCAACCCTCTTCGCGGATCACGGCCTTCTCCTCGCACACCGGGCAGCGGTCGCGGGTCATGGCGTCCATGGAGGTCACGCTCACGCCCTGGGCGGCGGCGGGCGCCTCGGCACTGCCCCCGGCCAGGCGGGGAAGCTGCGCCGCCTCCATGTCCTTCTGGAAGGTCTCCAGCGCCACCGCGATCAGGTCGGCCTTGGAGCCCACCAACCGCCCGTTGTAGCTGCCGTACAGGCCCCCGTTGATACCCCGCATGGTTTTAATAAGCGCGCTGGCCGGAACGCCATGCTGCAGCGCGATGCTCACCACACGCCCCAGCGCTTCGGAGTCGGCGTTCGCCTCGTCGCCCGCGCGGCCCGAGATCACCATGACCTCCACGGGCTTGCCGTTCAGGTGGTTCACCGTGACCAGGAACGAGCGGCGGTGCCCACTGGTGGGGTCAGTCAGCTTGACCATATCGGTAATCCCCGCAAGGCGCGTCGGACGCTCGTAGACGGGCGGCTTCGCCGCCACCGCTGATGGTTGATGGTTGATGGTCGATGGGGTTTCGGTTTTCTGACCATCAACCATCAACTTTTGACCATCAACGTTCTCCCCCATGACTTCCGCCACGGCCTGCACGTCGTCGGCCTTCTTTTCCTTCTTCTTGCTGGTGCTCAGCACCTGGAACTGGCGCGAGCCGTCGCGGTACACGGTGATGCCTTTGCAGCCAGTCCTGTAGGCCTCGGAGTAGGCGTCCTGCACGTCCTGCACGGTGGCGTTGTTGGGCAGGTTGATGGTCTTGCTGAGGCTGTTGGCGGCGAACCCTTCGGCGTCGAAGGCCATCTGCACGGTGCCCTGCATCCGGACGTGATCTACGGGCTTGATGTCGTGGGCGCACACGAAGACCTGCTGCAGCGCGTCGGGGATGAAGCCCAGGCCGACCACCGAGCCGTGGTTCTCGGACACGGCCTCGGTGACCTT
It encodes:
- a CDS encoding glycosyltransferase family 2 protein, encoding MSNVFLIFSSDFWTGQAQAPYALLIPALLIALCLNIYAFYMSYIGAHGWKRPTRNIEARTRRRFFAVVAAHDEEAVIEDLLRSLQAQEYPREAFDVFVVADNCSDRTAELVRQYGFSAFERFNPKQRGKTWAIKDLLGHIEHSLGVRWWEDYAGMAMFDADNVVHPRFFAEMNNHFEMHPDVKAVQGYADTKNPEDNALTRIYAIAYWSASRFWQLPRFRKGLSAGLAGTGFVIESRTLREIGWNPQSMVEDLELTTQLVLRGERVHWNEWAVIYDEKPLSVKVSYRQRERWMRGHWWCFMHYGRQMLRALMHKRQLRYLDMLLYLASPAQMVGNFTFALLGYLWGVASALYYFGAHGAFYPWHALLLLWPALTVIQTIVLLVVAPTVYNMTHRGQTLRQGLTFRYVSIILTAWLYFLMWLPIIVQSLLRFRDQGNWVRTPHTRQVTAQVPGPQVGVSEG
- a CDS encoding diacylglycerol/lipid kinase family protein, giving the protein MPTGRPATLLYNAAAGSSSLAPPDELCAALAEAGFAPQVLETTHPELLAGLLRELTGPVFLGGGDGTFRDTARHLLGRTDIQLGVLPLGTSNNIARTLGVYGDPLEVARRYRHVRVLPFDAGRVRAAWGEDVFFEACGCGVFAELLHAYDPQQGKSPLRAMKALLDILPGFQAQTLEVTVDGQPAPGPPLALLAVMNTRSTGNGLHLAPEANPGDGHLNLIRVNGAERDSLLAYGAALLRGDFHTLSSVDALPGRRITVSDQGQVFHVDHETRQSPQPGGVVDIKVWPAALRVLTPLDEG